The following are encoded together in the Buteo buteo chromosome 2, bButBut1.hap1.1, whole genome shotgun sequence genome:
- the LOC142037544 gene encoding LOW QUALITY PROTEIN: uncharacterized protein LOC142037544 (The sequence of the model RefSeq protein was modified relative to this genomic sequence to represent the inferred CDS: inserted 1 base in 1 codon) yields MAAAARLPALPRPFRALPVSGGGERRGGSRLVADRPAGRRAGREGGAVGGASAAAWRAAGVGVWGRAARCLPPAAAGEAGGRPGLRAASGGWLRAEVWARSRGRLGTSVGARQSRGDALRGGGTGAFSLFCFPPFFSCFLPVPVAVRVFCRHNVKVFCSKNASSVKQSLVPFSLFLFPELVDRCTGSRICIVMKSDXEVVGTLLGFDDSVGTVIEDVTEFEITPEGRRITKLDQILLNGNNITMVCKGITGFVKHSIGWFIWWLLTRVCLLLYFLPRKITSCCL; encoded by the exons ATGGCGGCTGCCGCTCGGTTGCCGGCGCTGCCGCGGCCCTTCCGCGCTCTGCCGGTGTCCGGCGGGGGGGAGAGGCGGGGAGGATCCCGGCTTGTGGCCGACCGACCGGCcggccggcgggcggggagggagggaggggccGTGGGTGGTGCGAGCGCCGCCGCTTGGCGGGCAgccggcgtgggggtgtgggggcGAGCGGCGCGGTGCctgccgccggcggcggcgggagagGCGGGGGGGCGTCCCGGCCTCCGGGCAGCGAGCGGGGGGTGGCTCCGGGCCGAGGTGTGGGCGCGGAGCAGAGGCCGGCTGGGGACGAGCGTTGGCGCTCGGCAGAGCCGCGGTGATGCGctgcgcggcggcggcaccggggcGTTCTCG CTCTTCtgttttccccccttcttttcGTGTTTTTTACCAGTGCCCGTGGCAGTTAGGGTTTTTTGCCGCCACAACGTTAAGGTTTTTTGCTCGAAAAACGCATCTTCTGTGAAACAATCTCTTGTgcctttcagtttgtttttatttccagagcTTGTGGACAGATGCACAGGTTCACGCATTTGTATTGTGATGAAGAGTG AAGAAGTTGTTGGAACCCTTCTAGGATTTGATGACTCTGTCG gTACAGTGATAGAAGATGTTACAGAATT TGAGATTACACCTGAGGGCAGAAGAATCACAAAGCTAGACCAGATTTTGCTAAATGGAAATAACATAACAATG GTGTGCAAGGGAATCACTGGCTTTGTTAAGCACTCCATAGGCTGGTTCATATGGTGGCTTTTAACTCGTGTTTGCCTGC ttCTTTACTTTCTTCCTAGGAAAATTACTTCCTGCTGCCTGTAG